The DNA region TCGGTAAATATCCCTTCAAAATTAAAAACAGCGCTTGGACTATTTTCCCCTTAATTGGCGCCACCTATGAAGTCGCATTATCTGAAGAAGACGACAGATTTATTAACTCTTTTAAAAAAGTAGTGGCCTTGGGTTACGAAATGCCCAATTTGGGGGAGCTTTTGAATTCATTGTGGATAAAAGCCGGGGTCGGCGCTGATTACAGCTTGGAAAAAATGGCCAATAAACCGCTGTTTCTTCGCACCGAATTGCTTTACGGCTTAAAGCTCCCTAATAATTATGAAAGTGATACTGCAGGGTATTGGGAAGATAATCTCAAGGGAATGAGTAATGGACTAACCTTGTCTTTGGCGCTTGCCTACAAAATAAAAAGTTTCTAAGCAGACCCGGAAAAGTATCCCAAGGTTTTATTTTAAGGATGATAAGATAGCTACGGATATTAAAAAAGCGCTGAATACCGGTTTAAGATCTTCGGTAACCAAGCTATGAAACAGGGGCTGTCCAAAAAGCAACAGACGGCCCCTGCTTTTAAATTGCCATAAGTGGCAATCCCATCCCTGGCACCAAGATCATTCCTCCTTAAACATCCCCTGGATCTTTTCCACTGCCTTATCGTATTCAAAGAGCAGGATATCCTCTTTAATTTTGTTAACCAGATCCTTGGTATGGGAATCCAGGGGCATCATACTGTATTCCAGCATGATTTTATTAACCGTTTCAATATCCATGTTTACCAGGGCTTCTTTCAGGGCTTCAAAATGAAGGGCGGAAATATCAATCTCCTCGGGTGTTTCCCGCGCAGCAGCGGAAGCCTGGGCAATAAATTCGGAAATAGTGGTGGTAAGGGTCTTTAGGTTTTCCAGAAATTGAGGCGTCTTTTCGGCTATTCCTACCGCATCTTGTGCTTTACCCAGCTCCTCCAAAGCAGCAGCGCTGTCCCCAAAGTCGTAGGCGCCGATGCTGCGGCCCGCGCTTTTCAGGGCATGGACCAGGGTGGTATAGGAACGGTAATCCTTTTTCTCCACCGCTTCCTGTAGCTCACCGGACCGCTCCTGGGAGTCCCGGCAAAAAACAGCAAGGATATCAAGGTAGACCGCAAAAGTGCCGCCGGTATTTGCAAGCCCCCGGGAGACCTGAACCCCGGGTATTTCCATGGACGCCACTTTTTCGCTGTCTGCCCTTGAGGCGGTAATCGTCGTATTGGCTTCCCTGCGTTTTGATTCGGGTATCCACCGCTTCAGAATGGCGTTTAGTTTTTGTACCTCAATGGGTTTTGCAAGAAAATCATTAACACCGTTTTTCAGAAAGATTTCCCGCTGGCCGAATACCGCATTAGCCGTAAGCATGACAATCGGCAAATTCTGATAGTAGTTGTCAGCATTGTTACTTTTTCTGATGAGCGACACCGCTTCTATCCCGTCCATGCCGGGCATCATGTGATCCATAAAAATGAGATCGTAGCGCTTATCTTGTACCATCTGCACCGCATCGGCGCCGTTTTGGCAGGTGTCAATCTGCATCTGGTAGGGGGCCATTAATTCTGCGGCCACCCTAAGGTTGGTGGGAATGTCATCCACAATCAAAATCTTCGACCAGGGGAAAGTAAAATAGGCCTCTTTGTCATAGGAAGAGTAGCCTTTGGTAACCACGCCGTTCAGGACATTCGCAAGGACAACTGAATAGATGGGCATAAGGATGCTGCCGGTCTCCCGGTATACCGCTATTTCTCCCAGTTCCGTCATAATGATCAGCTGCATGGAATTGCCCCGCTTGCCCCAGATTGGGATACAGTCCATGGCATAGCGGGAGGAGACAAAGGCAAATGCGTAATCCCCCTCCCCCAGTTCTTTATTAAACGCCGCAAGATCCGGTGCATACACCGGGTTGAGGGCGAGATTGTTCATGGCGCTTTTCAGGAAGCCGCCATGAAGGGGGCGTTCTTCAAGCACCAGAATCTTTTTGCTTTCAGGGTTATCCACCCAGGCAATGCGCCGGTCATCGGAAAAGGCTTGAACCATGGTGGCGGTAAAGACCGAACCCTTGCCGTATTCGCTGGATACAGTGATCCCCCCTTCCATGGCCAGGCAAAGGTTGTTGGCAATGGTAAGGCCCAGACCGGTTCCTTCGATGCCCTGGTTACGATCCACATCTACCCGGATAAAGTCGTTGAACAGATCCTTCATGTCCTCCGCTTTTATACCGATGCCGGTATCGCTGATCCGGAACACAATATCCAGTTTATGGGGGCCGATCCGTTTCATCCCCGCATCCAGAGCGATATGGCCCTGCCGGGTATACTTCACTGCATTGTTGAGCAGGTTGATCAGTATCTGCCTGATCCGCGCTTCATCGCCTTGAAGCACTGCAGGGATATTGCTGTCCGCAGTTACAAAAAAATCCAGAGGCTTGTCCACCAAACGCACCCGGATTACGTTGACCACATCGTTTATGAGGGAGGCAAAGGAATAATCCTTTGATTCCAACTGGACATGGCCGGATTCTATTTTGGAAAAATCCAGGATATCGTTGATGATGGAAAGCAGGGTATTCCCCGACTGGCGTATAATGGAAATGTACTCAAAAATTTCACCGGAAATATTCTTGCGCAGTATAATTTCCGACATACCCAGAATGGAATTCATGGGGGTGCGTATTTCGTGGCTCATGCGGGCCAGGAAAGAAGTTTTACTTTTATTTTTCTCGTCAGAACGGATCTTTGCCATACTTAATTTGATAAGAATATAGCACAATATCGCCATAAGGATGGCGCCCACAATGGACAGCACCAGAATCATAAAATTGACATCCCGATAATAGCTTTCCATGGGGTCCGCAATGCCGATATACCATCCGTTTTGCATTTTTTTGTAAAGGGCAACAACCTTAACCCCCTGGTTGTTCGTCAGGTTTACCCTGGAAATCCGGGTATTCCCCGTTTGAAGGTTATCCACAATTGCCGCATGTCCTTCGCTCAGTTCCTGCATTTTTCTGCCCAAATAGAACTCATCGGGGTGGGCGATAAACACAAAGTCGGGGCCCATGAGCATACCGTAGCCGGCTTTGGAAAACTGAAGGCCCTTGACATATTCAGAGATACTATCGAGCACCATGTCGTAGGAAACAACTCCGTAATCGTTTCCGTCGCTTCCCCGCAGGGCTATGGAGGCGCTGATAATGACCGTGCCGTCTCTGGCATCCGGATACGGAACGGTAAAGGCCACGGTGCCTTCGTGCTCTCTGGCGGCAACAACCCAGGGCCGCTCCTCAGGCCGGTAATCTTCCGGGGGTATCCACCGGCTGCCGTCCACAAATTGCCCGCCGAAAAGCCCGTAGAGGCTGATAAAATCCGTATCCCCCAGGGGCGTTTTAAGCCAGTCGGTCAGTTCGATGAGGTATTGCCCTATTCCCTCAGGGGACCCTCCTGCCTGCAAGCGATTGCGGACCGAAAAGGCAGTGTTGAGCACCGTAACTTCCGCTTCCTTGAATTCCGATTCGATCAGGGTTTCTGCGGTACTCAGTATGCCCTCCGCAGTGGTGGCCATATATTTTTCCACTATCCCGGCGGCAAAAAAGGAACTGATCAGGACCATCGCCAAAAATGCCAGAACAACAAATATCAACTGTTTGTAATTTTCCTGGACTATCAGCCTGGGTTTCATAAAATCCCTCCTGCGTCAGTTACGATCCGAATTTCAAAAACAATTCCTGGCGGCTATTGATATCCAGCTTCCGGTAAATATTCTGGCAGTGGTTATTCACCGTGGCAAAGGCAATGAAAAGCTCGGCGCCAATCTCTTTGATTGTATACCCTTTTAGCAGAAGTGTGCAAATTTCTTTTTCCCGTTTGGAAAGGCCGAATTTGTCAAAATTCGGGGGCGCCCGGGCGAATTGCTCCTGGAGTTTTGCAAGCTGCTCACCATAGGATGTCCGGTAGTAGTGGTTGAGCAATAATGAAACGGTGAATATCCCGCCGCCCAGGAGAATGAGGATTACCAAAAGAATACTGTTGTGGGAAAAAAGCAGGCCCTTGTAATCCTGTTTGGGCATACCCAGGGCCACAGCCATCACCTTGTCCTTATAGGGGGAATTACCGGGATAGAGTTTGACGGCTTCGGTATCATCCAAAAATACAAAATCCGCAAATTGCCGGTCTTCCTTGTTCCCGGAGAAAAAGTACTGCCCCCCTTCAAATTCCTTTCCGTTGTGGGGGCCGAATATACCGAGAAGCTGCGGATAGGGATCCGTACTAGAATTGTGGATAGCCTTGAAATTCGCAGTACTCACTTCAAACCCGCATACCCCCAGGAACTCTCCCTGGGAACTGATGATAGGAACGCTGCAAAGTATGGTGGGTTCTTCTTCACTATACTCGCCAAAGAGGCCGTTAAAAGTCCAGTAATAAGAACGGGCCAGGGGCAGGGAAGGATTTTCCTGGTGGCTTGCCTTGGGCGCCGTATAGAAATCCCTATCCGAAGTAATGGTAAATTCCAGTCGCCAGTTTGACAACAGGGAAAGATTATTCTGATATGCAAGATCCGCAAAACCCCGGAGAAATAATTTGTAAGAGCTGCTCGGCACAACAGGTTCTGCGTTCCGGATAAAAAAACCGGAATGGGAAACATCCGCCCCTTCAATATAGGGATTAACGGTTGCCGCAAGCACCACAAACACCCCGGACACCTTTGCCTTGTCCAGGGCAAAAAGGACCAGGTCAAGTTCGTCATTGGCTATTGCTTCAAGAATATCAGGGTGATAGGACAGCTCAGGCATACTCAGTTCTGAAAACCGCAGGTGGTTTTCAATATTCCGCGCCAGGCTTTGGGAAAACTGTATGGAATCCACCACAACTTCTCCCAGGCGCCGTTCCAGATCCAGGGCAATGCGGTGACGCTCCCGGAAGATTTGCCCTTTCACTTCTTTGCCGCCGAAATTTATGGTCCCGTTTAAAAGCAGAATTATGAATACCACCAAACCCAGGGTATAGAGCGCCACGGGAATACGGGTCAGAAACAAATGCTGCTTAAAGCTTCCCTTTTCCTTTTTTGCTATTTCCGGGTCGTTTTTAATTTCCGGGGGGGGACCTTTGGGCTTAGGGCGTTCGGTGGCGGATTCCTGCATACCTTAATCCCCAAAGGCGGCAATAAGCGCGGCAAGATCCTGCCTGTTCCGCGCCTCGCTGCTTGTGCCCTTTTGGATTCTTTCTTCCCGTGCGGCCTTTGCAATTTTTTGAATTTCTTCTATATATCCTCTCTGCATTTCGTCAAAACCATCAAAGACCGGAGGTATATAAAAACGGTATTCCTTTTGCATATCCAGAGCAGTCAGGAAGGCCTTTTTTACCATGGCATTTTCAATCGCCTGGAGGCCGTTTTCCATGACATCCTCAAAGGCCTGCTTCGTTACCGGCATATACCCGGTGGACGCAGTAAGCCTGAGGTTCTGCGCCGGAGCGGTAAACCATTTCAGGAATACCCCGGCAGCATATTCCTTTGCGGGGGTGGACTTTATAACGCACATACCGGCGCCCCGCTGGGCCGCGACTTTTTCCCCGCCCTTAAAAACGGGAAAGGGCAATACGATAAATTCCGCCCCTTCCTTGGTATTGTCCTTGTAGGTGATGGAATCGGGGTAATAGATGGCCGCCGCAGAGGTACCGGTAACGCAGGCCACTTCTCCGGTCATTGCCAGATAGTTACCAAAACTGTTAAAAATTGCGGCATATCCCCAGACGGTGCTCTCGTAATAATTGTCCCAAATCCGCTGAAAAGCCGTGGAGTTCAGCCTGAGCTTCCGGTTCTGCACAAAATGCTCGCCCATCTGTTCCATGCCGATCATCGTATAATTAAACAAAAGGTCGGGGAAATAAAAAGTTTTCCCCTCCGACCACTGGTAGTATTTTTCCGCCGCCTGGATAATGCCTTCAAAGGTCTCAAGCTGTTCCAGGCTGATACCGGGAACCTCAGCGGCAAAGCGGTCAAATATAGTTTTATTGAGGTACAGGACTTCGGTGGATTTTAAAATGGGCAGAAGGTAGAGCCTGCCGTCTATGGTCCCTTCCTGCACAAAATCGCTTACATAGCGGGAAATCTCATCGGCGCTGAATTGTGAAGCGAAATCCATGGCCAGTCCTTTTTGGGCAAGGGCAGCCGCTATGGAAGGGTACACCACCGCCATATCGGGGATTTCCGGCGCCCCGGGATCCCCCTCGATGGCTGCAAACAGTTTTTCATTCAGGTTCGGCGCATCCGCAGTGGAGCTAATGGTGATAAAAACCCCCTCCTGCTTGCCGATGGTATCGTTGAACTCGTCCACCAGGGTCTTAAAGCCAAAGTCCATGGGCCGTACATAGGTATGCCACACCGTAAGACTCACGGGATTTTTTTTGCTGGGCCGATCAGGATTTTGGCAGCCTGACAGAAAAGAGAGGGACACGCTAAAAAGGCTTATATATCCTAGTAATACTATAGGTTTTGTAGTATAATGTCCTCTTTGCTGCTGCCTGCGCGGGGAACTCCGTTGCAAGTAGCACGTTCCAAATTTGCCCAACATATTTAAGAGTATATCAAAACTATATAAATTCAGCTATCCCCCATAAAAACCAGGATTTTCCCCATGATACGATCGTATCATATCCCCTGTTTTCCACCTGGTACAATCATACCAGCTTCACTTGGAGCATCCGGTACGTTCATATCAAAGAAAAAATCGCTTCGTTTTTTTTTAAAATGATAAAAACGTACTGCTGTGCAGTTTCTGCATTCAGGCTATAAATCAGGTAATACATTTTTTTGAAGGAGATGAGCGATATGAAGAAAAAACACGGGGGAACCATTTATGAACAATAATATTTTAGTGTTCAAAAAATTTATTATCCTACGGGAAAAAGGGTTCCGTTTTAAAATCCTTTTTGCCAAATATTATAAGCCGGTTCACGAAACCAGCTTTTTTGAAAAGAGATTCAGGGCCTGTGGGGCCCTTGGCAAATTAACAAATTTTTCCGGAGGGGAGTTATGAAACTTAAAATCAGATTAAGTATCATCGTCATTGCCGTTTTGGTAGCTGTCGTAGCCACCATATCTATCGTTCTGCTTAACAAGGCCACAGCAACCCAGATGGCCACGGCACTCAAGAGTACCGAACGCCTGGCCGCAGAGCAGGCAAAGGACATACAGCGCCGGGAGGAAATCTACCTCCAGACCGCCAAGACCCTGGCAAATATCATGGGGGATTACAAGTCGGTGGATCCATCGGTACGGCGCACCAGGTACAATGAAACCATGGAGGCCATCCTGGAGGCAAATCCCAACTTTATCGGCATCTACTCGGTGTGGAAACCCAATGCCCTGGACGGCATGGACGCCGAATTTGCCGGACAGGCCGGCTATACCGACAGGGGCCAGTACGCCGCATGGTACAGCCGCGCCTCAGGAGAGATAGAGTATAAAACCTGGAAAAATTATCGATCCGTAACCATGATAGCCACCGAAGAAGTTCACGAACCTGAAGCCCAGATAGTGAACGGAAAAACCGCCTATACCTTTAATATCTCTGTGCCCGTTATTGCCCAGGGGTCAAATGAAGTAGTGGGGGTAGTGGGCATCAATGTTATCATCGACGGATTGCAGGGTTATGTAGAAAATATCATCAAAAATAACCATGAGATTGACGTCATGTCCGTATACAGCAAGAACGGGACTGTCCTTGCAAGTATTGTGCCGG from Treponema primitia ZAS-2 includes:
- a CDS encoding response regulator translates to MKPRLIVQENYKQLIFVVLAFLAMVLISSFFAAGIVEKYMATTAEGILSTAETLIESEFKEAEVTVLNTAFSVRNRLQAGGSPEGIGQYLIELTDWLKTPLGDTDFISLYGLFGGQFVDGSRWIPPEDYRPEERPWVVAAREHEGTVAFTVPYPDARDGTVIISASIALRGSDGNDYGVVSYDMVLDSISEYVKGLQFSKAGYGMLMGPDFVFIAHPDEFYLGRKMQELSEGHAAIVDNLQTGNTRISRVNLTNNQGVKVVALYKKMQNGWYIGIADPMESYYRDVNFMILVLSIVGAILMAILCYILIKLSMAKIRSDEKNKSKTSFLARMSHEIRTPMNSILGMSEIILRKNISGEIFEYISIIRQSGNTLLSIINDILDFSKIESGHVQLESKDYSFASLINDVVNVIRVRLVDKPLDFFVTADSNIPAVLQGDEARIRQILINLLNNAVKYTRQGHIALDAGMKRIGPHKLDIVFRISDTGIGIKAEDMKDLFNDFIRVDVDRNQGIEGTGLGLTIANNLCLAMEGGITVSSEYGKGSVFTATMVQAFSDDRRIAWVDNPESKKILVLEERPLHGGFLKSAMNNLALNPVYAPDLAAFNKELGEGDYAFAFVSSRYAMDCIPIWGKRGNSMQLIIMTELGEIAVYRETGSILMPIYSVVLANVLNGVVTKGYSSYDKEAYFTFPWSKILIVDDIPTNLRVAAELMAPYQMQIDTCQNGADAVQMVQDKRYDLIFMDHMMPGMDGIEAVSLIRKSNNADNYYQNLPIVMLTANAVFGQREIFLKNGVNDFLAKPIEVQKLNAILKRWIPESKRREANTTITASRADSEKVASMEIPGVQVSRGLANTGGTFAVYLDILAVFCRDSQERSGELQEAVEKKDYRSYTTLVHALKSAGRSIGAYDFGDSAAALEELGKAQDAVGIAEKTPQFLENLKTLTTTISEFIAQASAAARETPEEIDISALHFEALKEALVNMDIETVNKIMLEYSMMPLDSHTKDLVNKIKEDILLFEYDKAVEKIQGMFKEE
- a CDS encoding extracellular solute-binding protein — encoded protein: MSLTVWHTYVRPMDFGFKTLVDEFNDTIGKQEGVFITISSTADAPNLNEKLFAAIEGDPGAPEIPDMAVVYPSIAAALAQKGLAMDFASQFSADEISRYVSDFVQEGTIDGRLYLLPILKSTEVLYLNKTIFDRFAAEVPGISLEQLETFEGIIQAAEKYYQWSEGKTFYFPDLLFNYTMIGMEQMGEHFVQNRKLRLNSTAFQRIWDNYYESTVWGYAAIFNSFGNYLAMTGEVACVTGTSAAAIYYPDSITYKDNTKEGAEFIVLPFPVFKGGEKVAAQRGAGMCVIKSTPAKEYAAGVFLKWFTAPAQNLRLTASTGYMPVTKQAFEDVMENGLQAIENAMVKKAFLTALDMQKEYRFYIPPVFDGFDEMQRGYIEEIQKIAKAAREERIQKGTSSEARNRQDLAALIAAFGD
- a CDS encoding LuxR C-terminal-related transcriptional regulator; the protein is MQESATERPKPKGPPPEIKNDPEIAKKEKGSFKQHLFLTRIPVALYTLGLVVFIILLLNGTINFGGKEVKGQIFRERHRIALDLERRLGEVVVDSIQFSQSLARNIENHLRFSELSMPELSYHPDILEAIANDELDLVLFALDKAKVSGVFVVLAATVNPYIEGADVSHSGFFIRNAEPVVPSSSYKLFLRGFADLAYQNNLSLLSNWRLEFTITSDRDFYTAPKASHQENPSLPLARSYYWTFNGLFGEYSEEEPTILCSVPIISSQGEFLGVCGFEVSTANFKAIHNSSTDPYPQLLGIFGPHNGKEFEGGQYFFSGNKEDRQFADFVFLDDTEAVKLYPGNSPYKDKVMAVALGMPKQDYKGLLFSHNSILLVILILLGGGIFTVSLLLNHYYRTSYGEQLAKLQEQFARAPPNFDKFGLSKREKEICTLLLKGYTIKEIGAELFIAFATVNNHCQNIYRKLDINSRQELFLKFGS